In the Vitis vinifera cultivar Pinot Noir 40024 chromosome 2, ASM3070453v1 genome, one interval contains:
- the LOC100854486 gene encoding probable xyloglucan galactosyltransferase GT19, producing the protein MASRPRILIWVAFFFFFEFVFCESVVDPDAPECTNRWIHIRRLPTRFNLDLLTNCSEYPVFDDFCPYLANHGLGQKTHNNSHSWYRTDPLMLELVFHRRMLEYPCLTSDPSAADAIFLPYYGGIDAIRYLFGPEVNSSFEHGLELYEFLQQDSPEVWSRNGGHDHFTVLARPAWDFSQSLDNDPPIWGTSFLELPEFYNITVLTLESRPWPWQEQAIPYPTSFHPVSLVLLDSWVQRVRRSRRTTLMLFAGGGGTSLLPNIRRSIRSECENSSNSENSTRIAGGYSKLCYIVDCSNGICEHDPIRYMKPMLQASFCLQPPGDTPTRRSTFDGILAGCIPVFFEDLTAKSQYGWHLPREEFGEFSVFIPKEDVVFGGQRILDVLMGIPRAEVRRMREKVMELMPKILYRKHGSSLGLRTRKDAFDIAVDGTIDRIKSRLEKVSLQ; encoded by the coding sequence atggcGTCCAGACCCAGAATTCTTATCTGGGTcgccttcttttttttctttgagttCGTATTTTGTGAATCTGTTGTTGACCCAGATGCTCCGGAGTGTACCAACCGCTGGATCCACATCAGACGGCTTCCAACTCGCTTCAATCTTGATCTACTCACCAACTGCTCTGAATACCCTGTTTTTGATGACTTCTGCCCTTACTTAGCCAACCATGGTCTCGGCCAAAAGACCCATAACAATTCTCACAGCTGGTACCGCACCGATCCTTTGATGCTTGAGCTCGTTTTCCATCGACGGATGCTTGAATACCCATGTCTCACCTCCGATCCCAGCGCCGCCGACGCTATCTTCCTCCCTTACTATGGCGGCATCGACGCCATTCGGTACCTCTTTGGTCCTGAAGTCAATTCCAGCTTCGAGCACGGCCTCGAATTGTATGAGTTTCTGCAGCAAGACTCACCGGAGGTGTGGAGCCGTAATGGTGGCCACGATCATTTCACAGTTTTGGCACGCCCAGCCTGGGACTTCTCGCAATCGCTTGACAATGACCCGCCGATATGGGGCACTTCGTTTCTGGAATTGCCGGAGTTTTATAATATAACGGTGCTGACATTGGAGTCCCGGCCATGGCCGTGGCAGGAACAAGCGATTCCTTATCCGACGTCGTTTCACCCAGTAAGTCTCGTGCTGTTGGACTCGTGGGTGCAACGCGTCCGCCGCTCACGGCGGACCACGCTGATGCTGTTTGCTGGCGGAGGAGGGACGTCCTTGTTGCCGAATATTCGCCGGAGCATTAGAAGTGAATGCGAAAATAGTAGCAATTCTGAAAATAGTACTAGAATCGCAGGTGGGTACTCCAAATTGTGTTACATTGTGGATTGCTCTAATGGGATATGCGAGCACGACCCAATTCGGTACATGAAGCCAATGTTGCAGGCCAGCTTTTGCCTGCAGCCTCCAGGTGACACACCCACCAGGAGGTCTACTTTTGATGGAATTCTTGCTGGTTGCATACCAGTTTTCTTCGAGGACTTGACAGCTAAATCTCAGTACGGGTGGCATCTGCCCAGGGAGGAGTTTGGGGAGTTTTCAGTGTTTATACCCAAGGAGGATGTGGTGTTCGGTGGACAGAGGATTTTGGATGTGTTGATGGGCATACCACGAGCAGAAGTGaggagaatgagagaaaaagtTATGGAGTTGATGCCAAAAATTCTCTACAGGAAGCATGGGAGTTCACTGGGGTTGAGGACCAGAAAGGATGCATTTGATATTGCTGTTGATGGTACTATCGATAGGATCAAATCTAGACTTGAAAAAGTTTCACTTCAATGA
- the LOC100245497 gene encoding beta-ketoacyl-[acyl-carrier-protein] synthase III A, chloroplastic, protein MANASGFFSPSVPSLRRRVQPSIGFYRSGFCFQAKISKRVFCSSTIEGAEKLSPSQSRVPRIVSKGCKLVGCGSAVPSLQISNDDLAKIVETSDEWISVRTGIHNRRVLSGKDSLTALAVEAAKRALEMAQVDPDEVDLVLMCTSTPEDLFGSAPQIQKALGCKKNPLAYDITAACSGFVLGLVSAACHIRGGGFHNVLVIGADALSRYVDWTDRGTCILFGDAAGAILVQACDSEQDGLFAFDLHSDGDGQRHLNASMKNNETDSTLGSNGSVLDVPQARSSYSCIQMNGKEVFRFAVRCVPQSIESALEKAGLSGSNIDWLLLHQANQRIIDAVAMRLEVPPERVISNLAQYGNTSAASIPLALDEAVRSGKVQSGHTIATAGFGAGLTWGSAIVRWG, encoded by the exons ATGGCCAATGCATCTGGGTTCTTTTCTCCTTCAGTTCCGAGTCTGAGACGGAGGGTACAACCGTCTATAGGTTTTTACCGATCTGGGTTTTGCTTTCAGGCGAAAATCAGCAAAAGGGTGTTCTGCTCCAGCACAATCGAAGGTGCGGAGAAGCTTTCCCCTTCTCAATCTCGGGTGCCCAG GATTGTAAGTAAAGGCTGCAAGCTAGTTGGATGTGGCTCAGCTGTACCAAGCCTTCAGATCTCTAATGATGATCTTGcaaaaattgttgaaacttctgaTGAATGGATATCTGTTCGCACTGGCATTCATAATCGACGAGTTCTCTCAG GGAAAGATAGCTTGACGGCTTTGGCTGTAGAGGCAGCGAAGAGGGCTCTTGAGATGGCGCAGGTTGATCCAGATGAAGTGGATCTGGTCTTGATGTGTACATCTACTCCAGAGGATCTTTTTGGTAGTGCTCCTCAG ATCCAAAAAGCACTTGGCTGCAAAAAAAATCCTTTGGCTTACGATATTACAGCTGCATGTAGCGGATTTGTGTTGGGTCTAGTCTCAGCTGCTTGTCATATTAGGG GAGGTGGGTTTCATAATGTTCTTGTGATTGGAGCTGATGCTCTTTCTCGCTATGTTGATTGGACTGATAGAGGGACCTGTATTCTCTTTGGGGATGCTGCTGGTGCTATACTGGTTCAG GCCTGTGATAGTGAACAAGATGGTTTATTTGCTTTTGACTTGCATAGTGATGGTGATGGCCAAAG GCACTTAAATGCTTCGATGAAGAATAATGAAACAGACAGTACATTGGGTTCTAATGGTTCAGTACTGGATGTTCCCCAAGCACGCTCCTCTTATTCCTGCATCCAAATGAATGGTAAAGAGGTCTTTCGCTTTGCTGTTCGGTGTGTGCCACAGTCTATTGAGTCTGCCCTTGAGAAGGCTGGTCTCAGTGGATCTAACATCGATTGGTTACTGCTCCATCAG GCAAACCAGAGGATCATTGATGCAGTTGCAATGCGTTTAGAAGTTCCACCAGAGCGGGTCATATCAAACCTGGCACAGTATGGTAACACAAGTGCAGCATCCATTCCATTGGCATTGGATGAAGCTGTTCGAAGCGGGAAGGTACAGTCTGGCCATACTATTGCAACTGCAGGTTTTGGGGCAGGTCTCACATGGGGTTCCGCCATTGTTAGATGGGGATGA
- the LOC100250621 gene encoding protein INAPERTURATE POLLEN1, whose product MKKSLALFSRKKACRPFKDYYAQWIHALNNTLLPLLRRAMLSSSPSNLSTHVEMVHHHFQAYYEALDLAASNDVAQLLYPEWRNSLEKPFLWLGDFHPYLFTNLLRSFLDDGDDDDDDGDHEVGETCSFCDTPWQILMAWKNPSETLMARIEQIECALRLMVPALVARVRNAQLGLFDRVATDWGLFQGKREGAKAVIGKAVMGQMDEMLGVFLDANRLRKSVLAEIIGETNVYQAALFLEGLAQFFVGFRDHELLSEFERCTVPIN is encoded by the exons ATGAAGAAATCACTAG CTCTCTTCAGCCGCAAGAAAGCCTGTCGCCCATTCAAGGACTACTACGCTCAATGGATCCATGCCCTCAACAACACTCTTCTTCCACTTCTTCGCCGCGCCATGCTGTCCTCTTCTCCCAGTAATCTCTCCACCCACGTGGAGATGGTTCACCACCATTTTCAGGCCTACTACGAAGCCCTTGACCTCGCCGCCTCCAACGATGTTGCACAACTGCTCTACCCCGAATGGCGTAATTCCCTCGAGAAGCCTTTCCTATGGCTCGGCGACTTCCACCCCTACCTCTTCACCAACCTGCTCCGATCATTCCTCGATGATGGTGATGACGACGATGATGATGGTGACCATGAAGTTGGAGAGACTTGTAGTTTCTGCGACACACCATGGCAGATTTTGATGGCCTGGAAGAATCCTTCAGAAACCCTGATGGCCCGGATCGAGCAAATCGAGTGTGCTTTAAGGCTTATGGTTCCAGCGCTTGTGGCTCGGGTGAGGAATGCACAGTTGGGGCTATTTGATCGGGTTGCAACTGACTGGGGGCTGTTTCAGGGGAAAAGAGAGGGGGCTAAAGCCGTGATTGGAAAGGCAGTAATGGGTCAGATGGATGAGATGCTGGGAGTGTTCTTGGATGCCAATAGGCTCAGAAAGAGCGTTCTTGCAGAGATCATCGGCGAAACGAATGTTTATCAGGCGGCTCTGTTTCTTGAAGGGCTTGCCCAGTTCTTTGTGGGCTTCAGGGATCATGAATTGCTCAGTGAATTTGAACGCTGCACGGTTCCTATCAACTGA